The nucleotide sequence CAGCAGCATCACCAGATGACCCCCTCCAAGCGGCGGACGGTGCTGAACATCTCGCCCCCACCCGAGGACCTTTTTGACGACAGCCGCATGTCCTGCCAGGAGGAGCAGTTCCAGGACTCAGAGCAGAGCAGTAGCATCTGGATGGATGAATCTGCCTCCAACTTCAGCATTGTCAGCTCCAGTTCGTACAACGACAACACAGAGGTGCCCCGGAAGTCCCGTAAGCGCACCCCCCGCCAGCGACCGGGCCCCAAGCATGCTGCAGCCGAGGAGGCCAGCATGGATGTGTTTGATGCTGACAGTGCCAAAGCACCACACTTTGTGCTTTCTCAGCTGTGTTCAGAAAACAAGACCTGCCCTAAAGGAAGGTGGGTGTCACCTGGATATTTTAGAGTGGATAATAATGTCTAGACTATTCTAGTGTTCACTGTTCTTACACCTCTGAGATTAGCACTATTTGGTAAATATTTTCCCCATTTGAATCTTTTTGAGAGACAGTGTAAAtgctggggggaaaaaaactgtttgacTTCACTTCTCAAAAGTAATTACACCCCATTGGAGTGCAGCAAattacagagaaatcctggaaaaATGCTGTGTCctggtgtgcaaagctggtagacaCTATGCTATATAGATTAATGGACGTAATTACTACTGAAGGCGTCTCGACCAAATATTGAATAAAGGGGGTAAATACTTATACAATCaattgttcttttgtttttgtaattaatttagaataatttgtagattttatttttctgacATAATGGACTTTTTTGTTGTTCAGTGGCAAAAAAAAGTCCAAGTGGGTGAATACTGTTGACAGCTTTTGTATTTACCGTATATTGGCTGTTGTCATTTATTACTTGTCCTCTGAATAGGCAGAGAGCTGTTCATTCAGTACCTTCTATTCAGTTTTAATTACCTCTGTACTTACTCCCATTGTTGAAAGAATGAGTAAGGAAGGACTTCTGTACTGCAAGCGGAACAAGAATCAAATCACTGGTTCAGTGTTTTCCTCTGTGCTTTAAGAAGGGTGGAGATATTAGAGGGAGGTGCAGGATACCACAGCACAAACAATGGTCAGCCATGGTGAATCACAATGAGGCTCCTAGAAAAGTGTTGAGAAAGCAGAGCAGATTAAATAAACAGAATCGTAGAATCCCCTGTGGGCCTCCCAACTCTGCATCGCTCACTAGTATCAATAAAACAACCATGGCAACTATTTGGGGATCTGTCACTAGTCCTGTTGTTCTCAATTTCCATTTATCTCTGACTCAGGCTGACTCTGTTGGGGTCTTAGCTTTGCTGGAACTTTGATAGTAACTTCAAAGCCTCCGAGTCATGTTAAGTCCAATTCCACTGAGAGGACGCTTGGTGTCAGCAATGGATGTTGTTAGCAGTTCCACCCAAGATCTGGTGGTTCCACCTCAGCGGCACTCTCCCCACTGATTACATGCTGGGTACAGGTTAGCGTGGGAAAATGAAGGAAATGGCTCTGTGCATGGAAGGATGTGTATTTAAGCCAGGGGTagtgtttcatttttaaatgtaggtTGTTAAAGGTGCAGTTTAACTGTGCCTGTTTTGTCTTCCAGTTCGGCGGATGGCCCACAAACCACCCATCAAAAAGGGGGGACCCTAGCATGCCAGTTCCCTCAGAAGAGTGAGGGCAAAGAGCTCAAGATGCTGGTCCAGCCTGAGACCCAGCACCGGGCCCGTTACCTGACTGAGGGCAGCAGGGGGTCAGTAAAAGACCGCACTCAGCAGGGCTTCCCCACCATAAAGGTATGCCCTTACtcaaaggccagattagactacCTGCAGGGGGCTCCTAGACCTGGGGTTTTAAAACGTATTCATGTCGAGGACCTCCAAATACAgagatgttgtttaaattatcaTATTTCTAAAGCAGTCATaaccaatatttattttagtaatatGAAGGTAGATGTTGTAGCCAACACCATATGGCCAATTGCCTCAGACTAGCACAGCACCCATCATAAATATAGTAATTATGTAGGAAAAATATTAGCATGTTACCCAACTAATTTTCTACAGGTAAGACCTAACTAATAAGTGAAAAATAAGAGGGCTgaacatgtatttttcatttaagTTGTACTTAAAAATGTTCTGTAATCTCTGACACAGTACAAACACATTCAGTAAATTGTACTATAGATCTGTTATGATACAATAGGATGTGTGAGCAGTATTAGTACTGGTGTTAGGGCTGGCCATTTTGGCAAGGTGTGTCTTTGCAGTCTCACCCATTCAAACAACCTTGATAGAAGCTTGTTCTGTCAACAGTTGGCTGAGTTGAAGCGTAAGGTCTCACTACTCCTGTTGAATCCGGTTTAACAAGTTATTCCCTTATAGATAGGGTGGTTACATTAGCAGACATACTGCAGTATAACACCACATCCCATGTAACAGACACTTATGTGATTGTAATGTCagtttttatcttttttttgtttagatatAAAACTGAATCGCTTGTTGGGTGCAGACAGCATCATTATAGCCAACCTCAATTTTGACACAGTTTGCTTCAGACTTTTTCAATAGAAATGGGTAAAAATGTTGCCGGGTAAAAATGGGAAATACTAAACTAACAAAAtaatcaacattttgacaacatagttgtttaatttattaattaatttgtatatattttacataatggACATATTTCAAAGATATATGATCTTTTTGCTATCAGTATCTGTATTTCATTTCCGATAAGAAAAGGTCTAACCATCAGGTACCCAGTTTAGGAAAAAAGAGGAAACAGGAGAAACGTGCAAAAGATAAAGGTATGCAGCTATGTCATTTTTGAGTATAATGTTATGCATGTAATGAAATAGGCTTGCATAACGCTTAGCCTTTGTTGCTTGCTACACTATTACACATAGGGTGACAATATTCCATTTTCTGTCCAACTAGCTTACATAACATTGGATATCATTTCAAACAGTTTCATCATGATAATGTGTGTAGCCTGCAGCTAAAAATTACAATCTAACTAGCACATTATTgacctggttaactttcattgagGTGACATCACAAAAGGTTTTATGTGATTGTATTGAGTAGATCCTGAGCTCAGTAAGGGGAATTTCCAATGCTGTAGGCtaacttaaaataaatgtattttatgctgatattttgtatatttttgataTATTGACTCTTGGGGTGTCTTATGCAAAGGAGGTTGTATGATTGGTTATATGATTAGTTCCTATTCTGAATGTTTGATAAATTCTGCATAATgacatgtatatttaattgtgcAACAAATGCATTTAGGGTGTCAGACTCgtatactgtatttcaatgcTGCTTCAGGGGCAGTTCTGATTTTGGAGCACCCTCTGTCACTGACCATGATGAGGAGCCATCTAGGCTGCTGAACGGGGGGTTTGCCCAGGGAGCCATACAAGCTAGAACCGCCACTGTCTCTGCCACATAGACTCTTTTTTTACCCTTAAATATCATcaattaatgttattattgaatattttaaatgGGAAATGGTGCATAAGGCATCTTTAAGTAAATTAATGTTgagaacataaaaaaatgtaaaagaagcATATTTTGCTgaaattgttgttaatttgcttctGCTTATTAGCTTTGGAAAGGGATTGTGACAACACTATATTCCCCCCACTGTAATATACAAgggatacattttgcattgttgAGGAAATATAATTCTGtgtcacagtgaatgtattgtatggAGTACTCAGGAGTGTGTAAAGttgaaaatataatgtgaaatcattaGGTGGCATTAGGTGCTACATCCAGCAGAATTATATTTTCTACcccctctttaacccccaatgccACATCCTGTAATATAATGTACACAGAATACATATTGcattattagctagctagttggtTTTGTTATGAGTCTGGTAGACGTTTAGTTTTTGAGAATTTTTTACTGTTtgagaatggttaattgaggggCAGGACTTACGTTGGTATTAGGAAATGATGTTAAGAAATTATTGTGAGATAATGTTACACAGAGAAAGTTTTTGACcattttgtaatacattttgtagcATTTTTCACATCCAGCCTTTTGTGTCATTGATGTCGGCGTGCCACTCTCCCGCTGCTGGGGGAAAAAATAGGGGAAACACTGTGTACAGTACACATCATAAATGACTGAAAATATTTTCCATAATTTTGATCCCATCTTCGGATATGGCTGCACACATGGTTATCGACCATGGGTATTAGATAAAGATTTGATAAAAATAGGTGGGTTTGGTGAAAAAACAAAGGTATAGAAggtattttatataaaatatatataatcctgactaacatttacaagactgaattttgAACAATGACATTACTCGTCTCTTCCTTCCCtttaaaatgaagaaaatagaACCAACGCGAGTAAAAAACTTTGATATTACTTATTAACTTGTGTCTTATTAGTTTCTGACTGTTAAGTTATGTTTCTAGAATACCTCATTTTGAGACTGTAAACGTAGTCCATATTGGCTAAATGTGCTTTCCCTGCTCTTTTCACAAGACAAATGCATGCAGTCTAACCATACCCATTGTTATGTTTGCAACTGTAGTTTTGGTAATAAAAATATGATGAGAGGTGCCTGCATGTGTGATGTGTGGCAGCAAACAAGGCAAACCGTGACGTGATAAATTCACACAACTGATGTTAATTGCAAAGAATTCTGTCAACCGTTGGCTTTTCAGGCTTTATGAGAACTTGTCTTTACAAAAGGAAATTGTGTCTTTCTTTGCAATTCCTTGTCATGTTCACAATGCTACTCAGCATGTATAGGATATTTATAAGGTTTTACTCTCAAAATAAATAGCAGAAGATAGACGCAGTTGTAGAATTATTGACCTACCATGGATCGCTAAACCTTCCACAAAAAACAAAGATCTGTAACTTTTTCATCTTGAAGAAACAAAAAGCTGGAACTGTATCTTTTTGATGTTATTTCCGCTGCACCCTTTAGTCTGTTGTGAAGACTCACATTAATACATGACTTTCGgaggagccatgctgttttcttatttgtttgtttttatgtgtttccTTGTCATCAACAGCTGGAGGGCGTAAATGAGGCGGCGGTGCTGCAGGTGTTTGTGGGTAATGACGCTGGGCGTGTTAAGCCACATGGGTTCTACCAGGCCTGCAGAGTGACAGGGCGCAACACCACCGCCTGTAAGGAGGTGGACATCGAGGGCACCACTGTCATTGAGGTGTCCCTGGACCCCAGCAACCACATGACCCTGGCGTATGTTTCTGCTTATAAACAAAACTTCTGTCCTGCTGTGAAATCCACATACTGAGGACTGCTCCTTCTAGTCACCTTCTGCTGTGAAGTGTTTTAGTGTGTTAGGAGTTGTTGTGGCAGCTGGGACCTTGGCCAACAGGCCTGTCAGCCTGTTTAAATGTTgtgctgtgtctctctgtgcagGGTGGACTGCGTGGGAATCCTGAAGCTACGCAATGCTGATGTAGAGGCTCGTATTGGTGTGGCCGGCTCTAAAAAGAAGAGCACGCGTGCCAGGCTAGTGTTTAGGGTCAACATTCCCCGGCCGGATGGCTCGGTGCTCACATTACAGACGTCTTCTTCCCCAATACTGTGCAGTGAGTAGTTTTCAGAATGTACAATTGCCCCTAATTCTTAGGAAGtataaagatttttttattttatttaaaaacctGTGGCACAATTGTGGTATCCCGGCATTTAGTAATTTGTGCACCCACCCCTAGTCAAGGCAGCATCACTGAGCCTTCTCCTATGTTTGATAAGGTGGGAGAACACAGCAAAGGAATCTGAAACCATTCATCCATGCAGAATCGTTCCGTATCCTTCAGTGTCCTTGGTCCTTATTTGTGGACCTTATTTGTGGTtttcagctcaccccacaggATTTCAATGTGGTTCAGGTTGGAACTGGGATTGACATTGCAGaagcttgattctgtggtcagtgagaAATTTTTGTGTGGATCTGGAGGAATGCTTTAGATCTTTGTCCTGCTAGAAGATAGAATGATGACCCAGTTTTAACCACTTGGCAAAAGTAGACAGATTTTGGTGTAAAACATTCAGGTACTTTATAAATTGTTGACAAGTAGTCTATTATGCAGCGTATCCTAACTGGGTTCCCAGGGCATTTGAAAGCCAAACAGCTCCACAACAACACATGTTCACTGCCACTCTTCACAGTGGGGAGTTTTTATCTGCATGATCATCCCTGTTTTTTCACCAAACCTACCTATTTTTATCTAATTTAACCACCTAACCCTGTTCTGAACCCAGTTCCAATTGAAGTTCCAATGATGGCGTTTGATAATATTGACATTTATGTCATGATGCAAGTAtaggctttcttctggcaagacGTCCAATTATATTGTTGTAAAAAGAGGTGGCATCCAATTGTAGTCTTGGAGATTTAGAGATTCAGTCAACTTCTGCAAATCTCCAAATCTGATCTGGAGATAAACTTGCATTTGATCAATTCATAAATTATTTCTTGATCACGAATGAGTTGTGTCTTTTTGTCATTTTGCCTGAATGTTGAATTTTCTATCTTGATCTGTCATATAACCCAGGGTTTGCAGTTACATTTTTTCTTACCCTTTCTCTAGTCCTCCCGTTGTGGGCACGGGTGTGGCCATAACTGTCAAGAACAGGAAAGTATGTAGGCAGGTTGGGGGGATCTTACATTGTTTACAGAACCAGAATGCAATCTGACCTGGAGAAACTCTGgccagaatataaaaaataagaatCTCCTGTGGCATCTCTCCTTCAGTGCTGTGGAGCAGGGTGGTAGGACTCAGGGAGGCCTGTGAAAACTGGAGAAAAACAGTGGGAGGagtcttatttatttatttataggaACTTTGGCATTTCTAGTGCATATGAGAAAGTCAGTCTGCAAAGGTAGTGTAAAAATATCACCTACATGTTTTGTACTGTCTTGATAattatcacagtttatttaaaaaaacaacaacaaaaatagattAATACTATTTATGCTCAGCTCAGATAATATTTTTCCTAGCTGCAAAATACAATTTCCCCAACATGTGCCAAGTAATTACAAGGTGCTATTGGTTTAAGCTATTCTCTTGGCCTCCCTTGGGTCCTCAGAAAATGCCagcatttgtgtatttgtgacaGAACACTAGGTAAAAAGGCTAAGTCAGGCAGAACTCTGAGCCTGACAGTCTGTTTCCTGTCTACAGCACAGCCTGCAGGTGTGCCTGAAATTCTTAAGAAGTCCCTACACAGTTACTCAGTAAGGGGGGGTGGTGAAGTGTTCATCATTGGCAAGAACTTCCTCAAGGACACCAAAGTCATATTTCAGGAAAATGTGTCAGGTAGGCCTACACAACAAATTATTGTATTAAATAACTGTGAATAATGTATTGGTGTTTATTCCTTTATCTAACAtaattattacatattttccccTCTAAGATGAGACGTCTTGGAAGGCAGAGGCAGAAATTGACATGGAACTGTTTCACCAGgtatatttatatgtttttgtttactttgGCCGTATATGAAAGCAACTATTTAAAATTTGTAGAAGGTTTGTATGTAATCATCTTAAATTGCTGCCAACTTAAGGAAATGTGACTGGACTCATTGTTTTGTGACCTAATTTCTGTGAGCCACTGGTAATTCTGTATGTCCCAACAGTCCTACGTAAACCTTTGCCCTTCAGAGAACAAGGGTTGAAGCTATATCTAAGCTTCAATCAGATGTCTGAGCCTTGAGATGTTAGACCAATCTCAAATAACTATTCACAATGTGTGACCAGCCAAAGTGTGCATGTCAACACCAGACATTTTACTagtcaacaaataaaataaaaacattacatttatgaaTTAGGACCTATTTTcacaacaaatgtttaatttagaTTGTTTCTAGATTCACGTTTTAATACTGTTAACtggtgaaaatgtaaattatcgGCTGTCTCTTACTGAGGACAATCTTCTTCACAGATTATTGCAGTGTGAACAAATCTGTCATCTGTCAGAGGTCAAAGGAAGCTTCCCGTTAAACGGCACTgccacaacattttcaaatatcagTCTGCCTCCCTGTCAATTACAGCAGCTTGTGGGTAGCAACAGCTAATTTATGAAAGGCTAGTTAACATGAGTTATCTAGTTATCAATGCAGAAACAGTGCtagcaccctattctctattgTGTAACATGAAGGTTGACTGGCTGGCTCTGCTACATTGTTAGCTTGGATGGTAGGTCAAATCTAGTTAGTTGAACTACTATCATACCTGAGTTAGCCAAacaattccaagtttgaaagtgagtaGTTCTGAGGGGCAAGCTCGGTGCATACATACAGTagtatacattttttggggggatagCTCGTTTTAGTTGTATCTTGGTACCAGCTGAAAGAAATTATGAGAAACTGCAGCCATTTTCTAAATTCTTAGGATTGATTTAGTAATTCATTTGAATATAGTCAGTTCTGCTATTGAAATCAAACTTTAGattatgaaaataatgtaatggaTAAGGAAATACCAGCAAGCTAGCCAACGATCCAGCCCTGTTCCCCAAACCAACGTGTAAAGTTTTTTGCGCGGTTTTTGCTACTGCTGTAAAATATTGTTAAGTGgatatttctattttgttttcccCCTCAGAATCACTTGATTGTGAAGGTTCCTCCATACCAGAACCTAGCCATTGCATCGGCAGTGTGTGTGGGGATCTATGTAGTGACCAATGCTGGCCGATCTCACGACATGCAGCCTTTTACATACACTCCAGAACCAGGTCTGTGATAAGTCAATGGATAAAGCATTTTCCTTTTACTCCTCTGATGCCACATAAGGACTAAAGCAGAATTTCCTCTGAGCATTTCTCCTAGCACTGTCAATCACAATCTTTACCACTACTAGCGGATTTGTTGAATGAATACCCTAGCCTTCTCTAAATTTGCCATCGCTGTCCTTGGTAAAGGAAGCCATCCACAACCTGGAACTCAGGGGTATTTGACACCTCCTTTTCTTGTCTCATCACTTCCTGTCAGCAAATGGTCCTTTGGGCACCTTGACACAAACCATCACTGAGTGTGGGAAATGAcagaaaaatgaacaaaaacaataaaaatatagatGATACACCTTGTTGAAACTGCAGTTATACTTATTGTTGTTCCTTAACTTCACTCAACTATGTCAACAACTATTACATGTTGTGTAAATAAAAAGATTATGAAAAATGTGATCATTTATTATCTGAAGTCAATAATTCCAAATGCTTTTTTGTCTCGCACAGCAAAAGCAGTGGACATATCTGTAAAGAAAGAATCTCTAGGCAAGTCCTGTTCTTTTGACGAACGGATTAAAGGTATCGTATTATGTACCATACCATGTTTTACACTGAGGACTTGTTCTTAATGTATagatgtgtatatgtgtgtgtgactgggagGTGCCATTAGACTCTTGGCATCTTGGCTTTTAGTATAACAACATTCTAACATTGTCATTCTCACCCTACAGTTGTTGACAGTGGCTTGCCAATGTTGCCTCTTGTGAAGAGAGAAGAGGTCACTCCAATGGAGGTTTCGAGCAACCTCCCTTCTGCTGGCCTGTTCAAGGTAAAGTGTTTACAAACGCATTCATAAGCCATGGCTGTGATAATGACTTATAATATATAGTTGAAACAATATTAACCATATCTTCCCCCAAATATAAAGTGGTGTATTTTCTCTTTCACGTATACTCAGCAGACCCCTGATGTCATGTCCCAGCTGGACTTGGGTTCCAACAATAGCCCATTCTCCAACACCTTGCCGCGGCCTACAAATGACCCTGACAAATCCCAAACTGCTGTCTTTAACAGTGCAGAGGCTCTGAGCACCATGCAGAAGCAGGACATTGGTCCCACTAGCTCCTTCCCTGTGCCTGCAGACTCACTGCTTCCGTCAGGGCCTCAACCCTTCCTCCTGGAGGCCAGAGAGGGTCTGGGGCAGGACAGGGCCGGTAACAACAAAGGGGCAGTGGGGAGGCTCAGTCAACTAGCAGAGCCCCAACAGCCGGCCCCACAGCAGCACCAGCTTCCTTTATTCCCCGTGGACGATGTGGCCCAACTTGAACAGGCAGTGAGACAACTGCACGCCAAGGGGTATTGCAGCCAGCAGCAGCAACAGATTCAACAGCAACAGCAAATTcagcaacaacagcaacagcaaattcaacagcaacagcaacaacaaattCAACAGCAACAGCAACTTCAGCAGCAACAGCTCCAGCAACAACAGATTCAGCAACATCAAATtcagcaacagcagcaacaaATTCAACAGCAACAAATTCGACAGAAACAACAGCAACTtcagcaacaacagcagcagcagcaagtTTTGGAGAGCCTTCAGCAGCAGCTGTTTCAGTCCCAGATGCCCATGCAGTGTAGCATCTTTCAGGGGGGCTCTCATGGGGATAACGTTGAACAGCGGGGTTCCCAGCAGGGCATGGTGCAGAACCATGGTTCCCTCTTTCAGCAGGCCCAGCAGCAACACCAACAGCAGCAGAAACAGCAGCAGCAAGCATCGCTCTTTCAGCAAGCCAATGAGCTCCTCTCCATTCAGACTAACTTTCTCCAGCAGGCCCCTGCTCACCCCTCTCCACCCCTGTTCCATAACCCCAGCCCACTGGCCGAAGTGCAGGACTCACAAGGGCAGCTGTTTCACACTCAGGAGCCCTCCCCCACCCAGGAGCAGGTCCAGGCTGCCCTGTTCCAGAACAGCCTGACAGTGTTGAGTGGTACCAGCCTCTCCCCAGAGCAACCTCCCTCTGCCGCCACCCTGTTCCTCCCACAGAATGCTCTGCCTGGGCAGCCCTCGGCTAACGGCAGCCAGCAGCTGGCTTTCCTTAGTGCCCTGCAGACATCGGTCCCCGAGTCCCAGACAGTCTTCCAGGCTCAGACCCACCTCTCCCCCATTCAGCAGGGGACCCCCATGGAGCAGCAGCAGCCCTCCCAAGCCCAGTCTCACCTGCCTCAACAGAGCTCCATGTTTCAGAACGTCTCCCCTCATCCACCTGCAAACACTCAGAGCCACCAGCAGCAGGCTGGCCTACTGTTCTGCAGCAACCCCCTGTCCAGCCCAGAGCAGCCCCCCAGCCTGCTTTTCAGTGGCCAGGGTCAGATGCCCCCAATGAGCAGCAGCAACCTGAACTCCCAGGAGCCACAGAGCCCCTCCATGCTGTTCTCTCAGGCCAGCGTGGTAACAGTAAGTCAGCAGGAGCCCTCCGAGCCAATGGCTTTCCAGGACCAGAGCCAGGTTGTGGGGAACCCCTCTGAGCCTCGCCAGCAAACCCTGTTCCAGGAGCAGCAGCCCATGCAGCTGGTCTCCAGCTCCAACAATGGCCCGGAGCAGCCTGTCTCCCTCTTCATGCCCCAATCCGGTATAGCCTCCCTGCAAGGTGGCATGGCTGCCCAGGAGCTTCCGCAAACGGGCATGTTCAGCACCCAAAAGGGCGTGGTAGGCCTACagacctccacctcctccccagTGCAGCAGCCAGGCTCTCTATTCCAGACACCCGTCAGTGGGAGCCTTAACCAGACCAGCCAGGCCCACCAGCCAGGCCTCTTCCTCTTTGGGATTCAGAATGGTAAGTCTTTATTAATAGAATTTCACCCCTTTTATCAAATTTCATCAAGTTTTTGCCAACCTTTCAAATGTAATACAGCATTTAATCAATAACTACCTATTTCCTCTCCATATAGAATGTGGTCAGCTGATAAATTCCCCCGGAACAACTCTGTCTGATCAAATCATTGCCATCAGTCAGTCTGGTCAgaaccagagagagagtgaggccCAAATTCAGTCGCTGCTCAACCAGTCCATGTCTGAGTCAGTGAACATGCAGAACAGCATGACCACTTCCCAGAACATGGAGAAGATTGATGACCTGCTCGTGAGCCTGCAGGAACAGGGCAACAACCTCACTCGCTCCTACTAGGTCTGCAGTGGGTCTCAGGTGAATGCTCATCTCTATGTAAATTCTGTAAATGGAAGCGCAAGTGTGATTTTCACATTTTTTAGAACATTTGCACTTTTGTTGTTCAGGTTAAAAAATGTTTGGGTACCTCTCTAAGGCAATTTTAACAAAATGGATTTCAAGCTGAAATATGAACCACAAATCACATGCTTTTAATCTACCATTATATCTTTCGAACATTTAATTGCCCCTCCCTTTAGATGCCCAGAAGACATCCAGCTGGGATCTACTTTACAGACGGCAGATGTATGGAAATAAACTCAACAGTGTGCTCCAAGTTACACGTATGCCTCAGCAGCTACCTTCTCTAAGGACAGTCTTCATGTGTCATGCACCAAAGTATCACTGACGCTGAGGAGTTGCTATATACCCACAAAATAGGACATAGGTTGTTGTCACCCCACGTGTCAGAGTGGTGAGTGTATCTCGCAGCTAGTCACTGTGAATGAAACATATCACACTTCAGAATGTTTTAATAACTCATCCATTCTTAGTACGTAAATGTGCAGTGCGGTTTTGTAAAGATGTTGGTACAGGGTAGCACGGCATTCTGCATTTTCCAGACATGTTTGGACTCTGTATTGGATCTGTTTATTG is from Esox lucius isolate fEsoLuc1 chromosome 2, fEsoLuc1.pri, whole genome shotgun sequence and encodes:
- the nfat5b gene encoding nuclear factor of activated T-cells 5 isoform X1, whose amino-acid sequence is MPSDFISLFSADLDLNSPKSLYSKESVYDLLPKELQLPSSTQRNPAAAMSQKSGGEVGPPPSAALASDATTITSSMTIGGLRSACPTFSASTMHSTTSATDQTSAHTAGGAPGEAVSSRAVVEMRSVEGGTGNSGSAGGGRAGGGEGVGAGSLGEEGSGRGPASQEVQQHHQMTPSKRRTVLNISPPPEDLFDDSRMSCQEEQFQDSEQSSSIWMDESASNFSIVSSSSYNDNTEVPRKSRKRTPRQRPGPKHAAAEEASMDVFDADSAKAPHFVLSQLCSENKTCPKGSSADGPQTTHQKGGTLACQFPQKSEGKELKMLVQPETQHRARYLTEGSRGSVKDRTQQGFPTIKLEGVNEAAVLQVFVGNDAGRVKPHGFYQACRVTGRNTTACKEVDIEGTTVIEVSLDPSNHMTLAVDCVGILKLRNADVEARIGVAGSKKKSTRARLVFRVNIPRPDGSVLTLQTSSSPILCTQPAGVPEILKKSLHSYSVRGGGEVFIIGKNFLKDTKVIFQENVSDETSWKAEAEIDMELFHQNHLIVKVPPYQNLAIASAVCVGIYVVTNAGRSHDMQPFTYTPEPAKAVDISVKKESLGKSCSFDERIKVVDSGLPMLPLVKREEVTPMEVSSNLPSAGLFKQTPDVMSQLDLGSNNSPFSNTLPRPTNDPDKSQTAVFNSAEALSTMQKQDIGPTSSFPVPADSLLPSGPQPFLLEAREGLGQDRAGNNKGAVGRLSQLAEPQQPAPQQHQLPLFPVDDVAQLEQAVRQLHAKGYCSQQQQQIQQQQQIQQQQQQQIQQQQQQQIQQQQQLQQQQLQQQQIQQHQIQQQQQQIQQQQIRQKQQQLQQQQQQQQVLESLQQQLFQSQMPMQCSIFQGGSHGDNVEQRGSQQGMVQNHGSLFQQAQQQHQQQQKQQQQASLFQQANELLSIQTNFLQQAPAHPSPPLFHNPSPLAEVQDSQGQLFHTQEPSPTQEQVQAALFQNSLTVLSGTSLSPEQPPSAATLFLPQNALPGQPSANGSQQLAFLSALQTSVPESQTVFQAQTHLSPIQQGTPMEQQQPSQAQSHLPQQSSMFQNVSPHPPANTQSHQQQAGLLFCSNPLSSPEQPPSLLFSGQGQMPPMSSSNLNSQEPQSPSMLFSQASVVTVSQQEPSEPMAFQDQSQVVGNPSEPRQQTLFQEQQPMQLVSSSNNGPEQPVSLFMPQSGIASLQGGMAAQELPQTGMFSTQKGVVGLQTSTSSPVQQPGSLFQTPVSGSLNQTSQAHQPGLFLFGIQNECGQLINSPGTTLSDQIIAISQSGQNQRESEAQIQSLLNQSMSESVNMQNSMTTSQNMEKIDDLLVSLQEQGNNLTRSY
- the nfat5b gene encoding nuclear factor of activated T-cells 5 isoform X4, which encodes MSQKSGGEVGPPPSAALASDATTITSSMTIGGLRSACPTFSASTMHSTTSATDQTSAHTAGGAPGEAVSSRAVVEMRSVEGGTGNSGSAGGGRAGGGEGVGAGSLGEEGSGRGPASQEVQQHHQMTPSKRRTVLNISPPPEDLFDDSRMSCQEEQFQDSEQSSSIWMDESASNFSIVSSSSYNDNTEVPRKSRKRTPRQRPGPKHAAAEEASMDVFDADSAKAPHFVLSQLCSENKTCPKGSSADGPQTTHQKGGTLACQFPQKSEGKELKMLVQPETQHRARYLTEGSRGSVKDRTQQGFPTIKLEGVNEAAVLQVFVGNDAGRVKPHGFYQACRVTGRNTTACKEVDIEGTTVIEVSLDPSNHMTLAVDCVGILKLRNADVEARIGVAGSKKKSTRARLVFRVNIPRPDGSVLTLQTSSSPILCTQPAGVPEILKKSLHSYSVRGGGEVFIIGKNFLKDTKVIFQENVSDETSWKAEAEIDMELFHQNHLIVKVPPYQNLAIASAVCVGIYVVTNAGRSHDMQPFTYTPEPAKAVDISVKKESLGKSCSFDERIKVVDSGLPMLPLVKREEVTPMEVSSNLPSAGLFKQTPDVMSQLDLGSNNSPFSNTLPRPTNDPDKSQTAVFNSAEALSTMQKQDIGPTSSFPVPADSLLPSGPQPFLLEAREGLGQDRAGNNKGAVGRLSQLAEPQQPAPQQHQLPLFPVDDVAQLEQAVRQLHAKGYCSQQQQQIQQQQQIQQQQQQQIQQQQQQQIQQQQQLQQQQLQQQQIQQHQIQQQQQQIQQQQIRQKQQQLQQQQQQQQVLESLQQQLFQSQMPMQCSIFQGGSHGDNVEQRGSQQGMVQNHGSLFQQAQQQHQQQQKQQQQASLFQQANELLSIQTNFLQQAPAHPSPPLFHNPSPLAEVQDSQGQLFHTQEPSPTQEQVQAALFQNSLTVLSGTSLSPEQPPSAATLFLPQNALPGQPSANGSQQLAFLSALQTSVPESQTVFQAQTHLSPIQQGTPMEQQQPSQAQSHLPQQSSMFQNVSPHPPANTQSHQQQAGLLFCSNPLSSPEQPPSLLFSGQGQMPPMSSSNLNSQEPQSPSMLFSQASVVTVSQQEPSEPMAFQDQSQVVGNPSEPRQQTLFQEQQPMQLVSSSNNGPEQPVSLFMPQSGIASLQGGMAAQELPQTGMFSTQKGVVGLQTSTSSPVQQPGSLFQTPVSGSLNQTSQAHQPGLFLFGIQNECGQLINSPGTTLSDQIIAISQSGQNQRESEAQIQSLLNQSMSESVNMQNSMTTSQNMEKIDDLLVSLQEQGNNLTRSY